In Cupriavidus taiwanensis, the following proteins share a genomic window:
- a CDS encoding O-acetylhomoserine aminocarboxypropyltransferase, whose product MSGTRFDTLALHAGAAPDPATGARATPIHLTTSFVFRDSEHAASLFNMERAGHVYSRISNPTVAVLEERIAALENGAGAIATASGQAALHLAVATLMGAGSHIVASSALYGGSHNLLHYTLRRFGIETTFVKARDIDAWRAAIRPETRLLFGETLGNPGLDVLDIPTLAQLGQDHGIPLLVDSTFTTPYLLRPFDHGAGLLYHSATKFLGGHGTTIGGVLAEGGTFDFEASGRFPELSEPYEGFHNMVFTEESTVAPFLLRARREGLRDFGACMNPMAAWQLLQGVETLPLRMSRHVDNTRKVVQFLVSHPMVESVSYPELESHPDYELAKRLLPRGCGAVFSFNLKGNRLAGQRFIESLSLFSHLANVGDARSLVIHPASTTHFRMDAAALQSAGITEGTIRLSVGLEDADDLIDDLKRGLKAAEKAMGAGNKGGQA is encoded by the coding sequence ATGTCCGGAACCCGCTTCGACACGCTGGCGCTGCACGCCGGCGCCGCGCCCGACCCCGCCACCGGGGCCCGCGCCACCCCCATCCACCTGACCACGTCCTTCGTGTTCCGGGATAGCGAGCACGCCGCGTCGCTGTTCAACATGGAACGCGCGGGGCACGTCTACTCGCGCATTTCCAACCCCACCGTGGCGGTGCTCGAGGAACGCATCGCCGCGCTCGAGAACGGCGCCGGCGCCATCGCCACGGCCTCGGGCCAGGCCGCGCTGCACCTGGCGGTAGCCACGCTGATGGGCGCGGGCTCGCATATCGTGGCTTCGTCGGCGCTGTACGGCGGCTCGCACAACCTGCTGCACTACACGCTGCGCCGCTTCGGCATCGAGACCACCTTCGTCAAGGCGCGCGACATCGACGCCTGGCGCGCTGCCATCCGCCCCGAGACCCGGCTGCTGTTCGGCGAGACGCTGGGCAACCCCGGGCTGGACGTGCTCGACATCCCGACGCTGGCGCAACTGGGCCAGGACCACGGCATCCCGCTGCTGGTGGATTCCACCTTCACCACGCCCTACCTGCTGCGCCCGTTCGATCATGGGGCCGGCCTGCTCTACCACTCGGCGACGAAGTTCCTGGGCGGCCACGGCACCACCATCGGCGGCGTGCTTGCCGAGGGCGGCACCTTCGATTTCGAGGCCTCGGGGCGCTTCCCGGAGCTGTCCGAGCCCTACGAGGGCTTCCACAACATGGTGTTCACCGAGGAAAGCACGGTCGCGCCGTTCCTGCTGCGCGCGCGCCGCGAGGGCCTGCGCGATTTCGGCGCCTGCATGAACCCGATGGCGGCATGGCAGCTGCTGCAGGGCGTGGAGACGCTGCCGCTGCGCATGAGCCGCCATGTCGACAACACGCGCAAGGTGGTGCAGTTCCTGGTCTCGCACCCGATGGTCGAGTCGGTGTCTTACCCGGAACTGGAATCGCACCCCGACTACGAACTGGCCAAGCGCCTGCTGCCGCGTGGCTGCGGCGCGGTGTTCAGCTTCAACCTGAAGGGCAACCGCCTGGCCGGCCAGCGCTTTATCGAAAGCCTGTCGCTGTTCTCGCATCTGGCCAATGTCGGCGACGCGCGCTCGCTGGTTATCCACCCCGCGTCGACCACGCACTTCCGCATGGACGCGGCCGCGCTGCAGTCGGCCGGCATCACCGAAGGCACGATCCGGCTGTCGGTCGGCCTGGAAGATGCCGATGACCTGATCGACGATCTCAAGCGCGGCCTGAAGGCGGCCGAGAAGGCCATGGGCGCCGGCAACAAGGGAGGGCAAGCCTGA
- the aroC gene encoding chorismate synthase produces MSGNTLGLLFTVTTFGESHGPAIGAVVDGCPPGLALTEADIQGDLDRRKPGTSRHVTQRKEPDQVEILSGVFEGKTTGTPICLLIRNTDQRSKDYGNIVETFRPGHADYTYWQKYGIRDHRGGGRSSARLTAPVVAAGAVAKKWLREQYGTEIRGYMSQLGEIAVPFTDWSHVPENPFFAANADIIPELETYMDALRRDGDSVGARIEVVASNVPVGLGEPLFDKLDADIAHAMMGINAVKGVEIGAGFDSVAQRGSVHGDELTAAGFRTNNAGGVLGGISTGQDITVSLAIKPTSSIRTPRESIDKAGNAATVETFGRHDPCVGIRATPIAEAMLALVLVDHALRHRAQCGDVRVETPRIPAQAGQTR; encoded by the coding sequence ATGTCCGGCAACACCCTTGGCCTGCTTTTCACTGTCACCACGTTCGGAGAATCGCACGGGCCCGCCATCGGCGCGGTGGTGGACGGCTGCCCGCCGGGCCTGGCGCTGACCGAGGCCGACATCCAGGGCGACCTGGACCGCCGCAAGCCCGGCACCTCGCGCCACGTCACCCAGCGCAAGGAACCGGACCAGGTCGAGATCCTGTCCGGCGTGTTCGAGGGCAAGACCACCGGCACCCCGATCTGCCTGCTGATCCGCAACACCGACCAGCGCAGCAAGGACTACGGCAATATCGTCGAGACCTTCCGCCCGGGCCATGCCGATTACACCTACTGGCAGAAATACGGCATCCGCGACCATCGCGGCGGCGGCCGCTCGTCTGCGCGCCTGACCGCGCCGGTGGTGGCGGCGGGCGCGGTGGCCAAGAAATGGCTGCGCGAGCAGTACGGCACCGAGATCCGGGGCTATATGTCGCAGCTGGGCGAAATCGCGGTGCCGTTCACCGACTGGTCGCACGTGCCGGAGAACCCGTTCTTCGCCGCCAACGCCGACATCATCCCTGAGCTGGAAACGTATATGGACGCGCTGCGCCGCGACGGCGACTCGGTCGGCGCGCGCATCGAGGTGGTGGCCAGCAACGTGCCCGTGGGGCTGGGCGAGCCGCTGTTCGACAAGCTCGATGCCGATATCGCGCACGCCATGATGGGCATCAACGCGGTCAAGGGCGTCGAGATCGGCGCTGGCTTCGACAGCGTCGCGCAGCGCGGCAGCGTGCATGGCGACGAGCTGACCGCCGCGGGCTTCCGCACCAACAACGCCGGCGGCGTGCTGGGCGGCATCTCCACCGGGCAGGACATCACCGTGTCGCTGGCGATCAAGCCGACGTCTTCTATCCGCACCCCGCGCGAATCGATCGACAAGGCCGGCAACGCCGCCACCGTCGAGACCTTCGGCCGCCACGACCCGTGCGTGGGCATCCGCGCCACGCCGATCGCCGAGGCCATGCTGGCGCTGGTGCTGGTCGACCACGCGCTGCGCCACCGCGCGCAGTGCGGCGACGTTCGCGTCGAAACGCCGCGCATCCCCGCGCAGGCCGGCCAGACCCGCTGA
- the wrbA gene encoding NAD(P)H:quinone oxidoreductase encodes MTEILVLYYSRHGSTRKLAELIATGIDSVPGAQARLRTVPPVSTVCEATAPDIPADGPPYAELRDLEECAGLALGSPTRFGNMAAPVKYFLDGTVAQWLSGALAGKPACVFTATGSLHGGQETTLLSMMLPLLHHGMLILGLPYSEKGLMTTASGGTPYGPSHHAHGDNRGPVTDDESALAMAMGRRLAQTALRLAGAQA; translated from the coding sequence ATGACCGAGATCCTCGTCCTGTACTACAGCCGCCACGGCAGCACCCGCAAGCTTGCCGAACTGATCGCCACCGGCATCGACAGCGTCCCCGGCGCCCAGGCCCGCCTGCGCACGGTGCCGCCGGTTTCCACCGTGTGCGAGGCCACCGCGCCGGACATTCCCGCCGACGGCCCGCCCTATGCCGAGCTGCGCGACCTGGAGGAATGCGCCGGGCTGGCGCTGGGCAGTCCCACCCGCTTCGGCAACATGGCCGCGCCGGTGAAGTACTTCCTCGACGGCACCGTGGCCCAGTGGCTGTCGGGCGCGCTCGCCGGCAAGCCCGCCTGCGTGTTCACCGCCACCGGCAGCCTGCATGGCGGGCAGGAGACCACGCTGCTGTCGATGATGCTGCCGCTGCTGCACCACGGCATGCTGATCCTGGGCCTGCCCTATTCCGAGAAGGGCCTGATGACGACGGCCTCGGGCGGCACACCTTATGGCCCCAGCCACCATGCCCACGGCGACAACCGCGGCCCCGTCACCGATGACGAATCGGCGCTGGCCATGGCCATGGGCCGCCGGCTGGCGCAGACCGCGCTGCGCCTGGCCGGAGCGCAGGCATGA
- a CDS encoding Mpo1-like protein gives MAHARAREFENFAAFYPYYLSEHQNRTCRRLHFAGSTVALLCLVALVVTGNLWWLLAAVVAGYAFAWVGHFGFEKNRPATFRHPIYSLMGDWVMYFDVWRGRIPF, from the coding sequence ATGGCCCACGCCCGCGCACGCGAGTTCGAGAATTTCGCGGCCTTCTATCCCTACTACCTGAGCGAACACCAGAACCGTACCTGCCGGCGGCTGCATTTTGCCGGGTCGACGGTGGCGCTGCTGTGCCTGGTGGCGCTGGTCGTGACCGGCAATTTGTGGTGGCTGCTCGCCGCGGTGGTGGCGGGCTATGCGTTCGCCTGGGTCGGGCACTTTGGCTTCGAGAAGAATCGGCCGGCTACGTTTCGGCATCCTATCTATAGCCTGATGGGGGATTGGGTGATGTATTTTGATGTCTGGCGGGGGAGGATTCCGTTTTGA
- a CDS encoding DUF2069 domain-containing protein, with protein sequence MTAAANSDQALHSPWLYRLSVGSLLALLVLCIAWEWLLAPLRPGGSWLILKFLPLLLPLRGVLSRNRYTMQWSSMLILLFFTEGIVRATSDRAPSSTLAWVEVALTLVFFTSTILYLRPYKRRARAAARAAGRKS encoded by the coding sequence ATGACCGCCGCCGCGAACAGCGACCAGGCCCTGCACAGCCCGTGGCTGTACCGGCTCAGCGTGGGCAGCCTGCTGGCGCTGCTGGTGCTGTGCATTGCCTGGGAATGGTTGCTGGCACCGCTGCGGCCCGGCGGCTCGTGGCTGATTCTCAAGTTCCTGCCGCTGCTGCTGCCGCTGCGCGGCGTGCTCTCGCGCAACCGCTACACCATGCAGTGGTCGTCGATGCTGATCCTGCTGTTCTTCACCGAGGGCATCGTGCGCGCCACCAGCGACCGCGCGCCCTCGTCCACGCTGGCGTGGGTCGAGGTGGCGCTGACGCTGGTGTTCTTCACCAGCACCATCCTCTACCTGCGCCCGTACAAACGCCGCGCCCGCGCCGCCGCCAGGGCCGCGGGGCGCAAGTCCTGA
- a CDS encoding alpha/beta fold hydrolase, whose product MELNLAGQPAYAYTGGKPFDPALPCAVFVHGAQNDHSVWALQTRWFANHGFSVLAVDLPGHNRSKGAPLATVEAMADWVMALVAAAGVTAPAFVFGHSMGSLIALECAARHPQAVRGIGLLATAYPMKVSDALLDASLNREGDAIAMVNTWSHSSLANKPSSPGPGAWMHGGSQRLMERVSRNNPQAHVFHNDFSACNAYAHGEEAAAAATCPALFITGSKDMMTSPKAAQALAGKMRSASVVTVPCGHALMGERPDEVLDALAAFARKVVAAG is encoded by the coding sequence ATGGAACTGAACCTTGCCGGCCAGCCGGCCTACGCCTATACCGGCGGCAAACCCTTCGACCCCGCCCTGCCCTGCGCGGTCTTCGTCCACGGCGCGCAGAACGACCACAGCGTCTGGGCGCTGCAGACGCGCTGGTTCGCCAACCATGGCTTCTCGGTGCTGGCGGTGGACCTGCCCGGCCACAACCGCAGCAAGGGCGCGCCGCTGGCCACGGTCGAAGCCATGGCGGACTGGGTCATGGCGCTGGTGGCCGCCGCCGGCGTTACGGCGCCGGCCTTCGTGTTCGGCCACAGCATGGGCTCGCTGATCGCGCTGGAATGCGCGGCGCGGCATCCGCAGGCGGTGCGCGGCATCGGCCTGCTGGCCACGGCGTATCCGATGAAGGTCTCGGACGCGCTGCTGGACGCCTCGCTCAACCGCGAGGGCGATGCCATCGCCATGGTCAACACCTGGTCGCATTCGAGCCTCGCCAACAAGCCGTCGTCGCCGGGACCCGGCGCGTGGATGCATGGCGGCAGCCAGCGGCTGATGGAACGGGTGTCGCGCAACAACCCGCAGGCGCATGTGTTCCACAACGACTTCTCGGCCTGCAACGCCTATGCCCATGGCGAGGAAGCCGCCGCGGCGGCGACCTGCCCGGCGCTGTTCATCACCGGCAGCAAGGACATGATGACCTCGCCCAAGGCGGCCCAGGCACTGGCCGGCAAGATGCGCAGCGCGAGCGTGGTGACGGTGCCGTGCGGCCATGCGCTGATGGGCGAGCGTCCGGATGAAGTGCTGGATGCGCTGGCGGCGTTTGCGCGCAAGGTGGTGGCGGCGGGCTGA
- a CDS encoding YihY family inner membrane protein — protein sequence MIGARVARLRREWNLQKVRALARYALRRAAEDRLPQVSASLTFTTVLAVVPVLTVAFALLAAFPVFRDFRNAIEAFLFQNLIPGNVSESIQRYLGMFAKSARGLTAMGLGGLMVTSVLTMLTVEDALNAIWRVKQRRPLAQRVLVFWAVLTFGPVLIGASLSISSYLISISAGYVGTMPVGLGLLVGAAPVLLSALAFAFLYTAVPNAYVEWRDAIVAGLVAAVAFEFAKRGFGYFITEIPAYTAVYGTFAALPLFLLWIYLSWLVTLLGATIAANLPVIRQGYWRRRSFAGSEFFDALGVLLLLYRARDEVPRSVGELDLSRKLRVEADYLSSLLDKLKAMHLVGRLQQERGQAHWALLCDPSQVTLRTLHDRLVLNLPRLPRTALAQHLRGADALKSILDNPQLDQTLEAVFRQQPVDLPPTAGDGDGQRPRRALEVVPPGWHGQV from the coding sequence ATGATTGGAGCCCGCGTCGCCCGCCTGCGCCGGGAATGGAACCTGCAAAAGGTGCGTGCCCTGGCGCGCTATGCGCTGCGCCGCGCCGCCGAAGACCGGCTGCCGCAGGTCTCGGCCAGCCTGACCTTCACCACCGTGCTGGCGGTGGTGCCGGTGCTGACCGTGGCCTTCGCGCTGCTGGCCGCGTTCCCGGTGTTCCGCGACTTCCGCAACGCCATCGAGGCGTTCCTGTTCCAGAACCTGATCCCGGGCAACGTCAGCGAATCGATCCAGCGCTATCTCGGCATGTTCGCCAAGAGCGCGCGCGGGCTGACCGCGATGGGCCTGGGCGGGCTGATGGTCACCTCGGTGCTGACCATGCTGACCGTGGAAGACGCGCTCAACGCGATCTGGCGCGTCAAGCAGCGCCGCCCGCTGGCGCAGCGGGTGCTGGTGTTCTGGGCGGTGCTGACCTTCGGCCCGGTGCTGATCGGCGCGAGCCTGTCGATCAGTTCCTATCTGATCTCGATCTCGGCCGGCTATGTCGGCACCATGCCGGTGGGGCTGGGGCTGCTGGTGGGCGCGGCGCCGGTGCTGCTGTCGGCGCTGGCCTTTGCCTTCCTGTACACGGCGGTGCCCAACGCCTATGTCGAGTGGCGCGATGCCATCGTGGCAGGGCTGGTCGCGGCGGTGGCGTTCGAGTTCGCCAAGCGCGGCTTCGGCTATTTCATCACCGAGATCCCGGCCTACACCGCGGTCTACGGCACCTTCGCCGCGCTGCCGCTGTTCCTGCTATGGATCTACCTGAGCTGGCTGGTGACCCTGCTGGGCGCGACCATCGCCGCCAACCTGCCGGTGATCCGGCAGGGCTACTGGCGCCGCCGCAGCTTTGCCGGCAGCGAGTTCTTCGACGCGCTGGGCGTGCTGCTGCTGCTCTACCGCGCGCGCGACGAAGTGCCGCGCAGCGTCGGCGAACTGGACCTGAGCCGCAAGCTGCGGGTCGAGGCCGACTACCTGTCCAGTCTGCTGGACAAGCTCAAGGCCATGCACCTGGTCGGCCGCCTGCAGCAGGAGCGCGGCCAGGCCCACTGGGCGCTGCTGTGCGACCCGTCGCAGGTGACGCTGCGCACGCTGCACGACCGGCTGGTGCTGAACCTGCCGCGGCTGCCGCGTACGGCGCTGGCGCAGCATCTGCGCGGGGCGGATGCGCTCAAGTCGATCCTGGATAATCCGCAGCTGGATCAGACGCTGGAGGCGGTGTTCCGGCAGCAGCCGGTGGATTTGCCGCCGACGGCCGGCGATGGCGACGGGCAGCGCCCGCGGCGTGCGCTGGAGGTGGTGCCGCCGGGGTGGCATGGGCAGGTTTGA
- a CDS encoding CBS domain-containing protein — protein MKVSDILQIKGNTLYTVTPDTSLLVAVHTMAEHDIGSLVVMEYGDLVGMLTFREIIETLARNNGNVGTSSIRKVMDDAPLTCTMETDVNEVRRMMLERHTRYLPVLDNRTLMGVISFYDVAKAVVEDQSFENKMLKAYIRDWPEERAE, from the coding sequence ATGAAAGTCAGCGACATCCTCCAGATCAAGGGCAATACGCTCTACACCGTGACGCCTGACACCTCCTTGCTGGTCGCCGTGCACACCATGGCCGAGCACGATATCGGCTCGCTGGTGGTGATGGAGTACGGCGACCTGGTCGGCATGCTGACCTTCCGCGAGATCATCGAGACGCTGGCCCGCAACAATGGCAACGTCGGTACCAGCAGCATCCGCAAGGTGATGGACGATGCGCCGCTGACCTGCACCATGGAAACCGACGTCAACGAGGTTCGTCGGATGATGCTGGAGCGTCACACCCGCTACCTGCCCGTGCTCGACAACCGCACGCTGATGGGCGTGATCTCGTTCTACGACGTCGCCAAGGCCGTGGTCGAGGACCAGAGTTTCGAGAACAAGATGCTCAAGGCGTATATCCGCGACTGGCCGGAGGAGCGCGCCGAGTGA
- a CDS encoding MFS transporter, which translates to MSQHSQFRLLGLRRFAPFFWTQFLGAMNDNVFKVAFTSLVTYHTALFEGVDARSAAFLISAIFIAPFVLFSATSGQIADKLEKSRLIRLVKSLEIAIMVLGLAGFAWHSAPLLYAGTFLMGLHSTLFGPVKFAYLPQHLDESELVGGNGLVEMGTFVAILIGTLIGGELAGLQQGGAMVGPLYVGAACVIIAVAGRLVAGRIPASPAPQPDLRINWNPFSETWRNLVLARGNRTVFLSLLGISWLWFLGATFLTSFFSYAKDVLGGDQNVVTLLLAVFSLGIGTGSLLCERLSGRHVEIGLVPFGSIGMTVFAVDLYFASQGQAPAALSGIGAFLAAPHHWRVLADLFLLAMFGGFYSVPLYALIQSRSAPTHRARIIAANNILNSFFMIAASLLGVALTQAGYTIPQLFLVVGLLNAVVAVYIYSLVPEFLLRFIAWILVHTLYRLRRINAERIPADGPAVLVCNHVSFADAVVLMACSPRPVRFLMDHNIFKVPLLSWFFRQARAIPIAPAHQDPEMLRRAYDSVAQALEDGDLVCIFPEGKITATGDINPFKQGVQQIIRRTPVPVVPMALRGLWGSFFSRKGAPAMSRPFRRGILNRLELVVGEPVPPESATPEGLQQMVQALRGDWR; encoded by the coding sequence ATGAGCCAACACAGCCAGTTCCGACTGCTCGGCCTGCGCCGTTTCGCGCCGTTCTTCTGGACCCAGTTCCTGGGGGCGATGAACGATAACGTGTTCAAGGTCGCCTTCACCTCGCTGGTGACCTACCACACGGCGCTGTTCGAGGGCGTCGACGCGCGCAGCGCGGCGTTCCTGATCTCGGCCATCTTTATCGCGCCGTTCGTGCTGTTCTCGGCCACCAGCGGGCAGATCGCCGACAAGCTGGAGAAGTCGCGGCTGATCCGGCTGGTCAAGTCGCTGGAAATCGCCATCATGGTGCTGGGCCTGGCCGGCTTTGCCTGGCACAGCGCGCCGCTGCTGTACGCCGGCACCTTCCTGATGGGGCTGCATTCCACGCTGTTCGGGCCGGTCAAGTTTGCCTACCTGCCGCAGCACCTGGACGAGAGCGAACTGGTCGGCGGCAACGGGCTGGTCGAGATGGGTACCTTCGTCGCGATCCTGATCGGCACGCTGATCGGCGGCGAGCTGGCCGGGCTGCAACAGGGCGGTGCCATGGTCGGGCCGCTGTACGTGGGCGCGGCCTGCGTGATCATCGCCGTGGCCGGGCGGCTGGTGGCTGGCCGCATCCCGGCGTCGCCGGCGCCGCAGCCGGACCTGCGCATCAACTGGAACCCGTTTTCCGAAACCTGGCGCAACCTGGTGCTGGCGCGCGGCAACCGCACCGTGTTCCTGAGCCTGCTCGGCATTTCGTGGCTGTGGTTCCTCGGCGCGACCTTCCTGACCTCGTTCTTCAGCTATGCCAAGGATGTGCTGGGCGGCGACCAGAACGTGGTGACGCTGCTGCTGGCGGTGTTCTCGCTGGGCATCGGCACCGGTTCGCTGCTGTGCGAGCGCCTGTCGGGGCGCCATGTCGAGATCGGTCTGGTGCCGTTCGGCTCGATCGGCATGACCGTGTTCGCGGTCGATCTGTACTTTGCCAGCCAGGGGCAGGCGCCGGCCGCGCTGAGCGGCATCGGCGCCTTCCTGGCCGCGCCGCACCACTGGCGCGTGCTGGCCGACCTGTTTTTGCTGGCGATGTTCGGCGGGTTCTACAGCGTGCCGCTGTACGCGCTGATCCAGAGCCGCAGCGCGCCCACGCACCGCGCCCGCATCATCGCCGCCAACAACATCCTGAACAGCTTCTTCATGATCGCGGCCTCGTTGCTGGGCGTGGCGCTGACCCAGGCGGGCTACACCATCCCGCAGCTGTTCCTGGTGGTGGGGCTGCTCAATGCGGTGGTGGCGGTCTACATCTATTCGCTGGTGCCGGAATTCCTGCTGCGCTTTATCGCGTGGATCCTGGTCCATACCCTCTATCGCCTGCGCCGCATCAATGCCGAGCGCATCCCCGCGGACGGTCCGGCGGTGCTGGTGTGCAACCACGTCAGCTTTGCCGATGCGGTGGTGCTGATGGCGTGCAGCCCGCGCCCGGTGCGCTTCCTGATGGACCACAACATCTTCAAGGTGCCGCTGCTGTCGTGGTTCTTCCGCCAGGCGCGGGCGATCCCGATCGCGCCGGCGCACCAGGATCCCGAGATGCTGCGGCGTGCCTACGACAGCGTGGCCCAGGCGCTGGAAGACGGCGACCTGGTCTGCATCTTCCCCGAAGGCAAGATCACCGCCACCGGCGACATCAATCCGTTCAAGCAGGGCGTGCAGCAGATCATCCGCCGCACCCCGGTGCCGGTGGTGCCAATGGCGCTGCGCGGGCTGTGGGGCAGCTTTTTCTCGCGCAAGGGCGCGCCGGCGATGTCGCGGCCGTTCCGGCGCGGCATCCTGAACCGGCTCGAGCTGGTGGTGGGCGAGCCGGTGCCGCCCGAGTCGGCCACCCCGGAAGGCCTGCAGCAGATGGTGCAGGCCTTGCGCGGCGACTGGCGCTAG
- a CDS encoding FAD-binding oxidoreductase: protein MPQDSFLALCRAALGPQHVLTDAADQAPYLTDWRKRYRGEALAVLRPGTTAEVAEVVHACHAHRIAVVPQGGNTGLCGGATPVAGAPQVVISLQRLNRIRQVDPLNNTITVEAGVVLQQLQEVAREHGRLFPLSLAAEGSCTIGGNLSTNAGGTAVLRYGNTRELCLGLEVVTPSGETWHGLRGLRKDNTGYDLRDLFIGAEGTLGIITAAVMKLFPLPRASVTALAAVQSPRAALALLAIAQSHAGAMLTGFELMSALSMTLVTRHFPQLRYPFADMHPQLVLLELSDSESEAHARGIFETMMSAAFDAGVVADAVVAESVQQSRDFWNLREHIPLAQVEDGKNIKHDIAVPVSRVADFIECTDALLQNAFPGARMVTFGHLGDGNLHYNVAPPEGVDHDDFLAHQDQVNRIVHDSVRSHNGSISAEHGLGQLKREENRHYKSEVELAMMRAIKGALDPLGLMNPGKVV from the coding sequence TTGCCTCAAGACTCCTTCCTGGCACTGTGCCGCGCCGCGCTGGGCCCGCAGCACGTGCTGACCGACGCGGCCGACCAGGCGCCGTACCTGACCGACTGGCGCAAGCGCTATCGCGGCGAGGCGCTGGCAGTGCTGCGCCCCGGCACCACCGCGGAAGTCGCCGAGGTGGTCCATGCCTGCCATGCGCACCGGATCGCCGTGGTGCCGCAGGGCGGCAACACCGGCCTGTGCGGCGGCGCCACCCCGGTGGCGGGCGCGCCGCAGGTGGTGATTTCGCTGCAGCGGCTCAACCGCATCCGCCAGGTCGATCCGCTCAACAACACCATCACGGTCGAGGCCGGCGTGGTGCTGCAGCAGCTGCAGGAGGTGGCGCGCGAGCACGGCCGGCTGTTTCCGCTAAGCCTGGCGGCCGAGGGCAGCTGCACCATCGGCGGCAACCTGTCGACCAATGCCGGCGGCACCGCGGTGCTGCGCTACGGCAACACGCGCGAACTGTGCCTGGGGCTGGAAGTGGTGACGCCCTCCGGCGAAACCTGGCACGGGCTGCGCGGCCTGCGCAAGGACAACACCGGCTATGACCTGCGCGACCTGTTCATCGGCGCCGAAGGCACGCTCGGCATCATCACCGCCGCGGTAATGAAGCTGTTCCCGCTGCCGCGCGCGTCGGTCACGGCGCTGGCCGCGGTGCAGAGCCCGCGCGCCGCGCTGGCGCTGCTGGCCATCGCCCAGTCGCACGCCGGCGCCATGCTGACCGGCTTCGAGCTGATGTCGGCGCTCAGCATGACGCTGGTGACGCGGCACTTCCCGCAGCTGCGCTATCCGTTCGCCGACATGCATCCGCAGCTGGTGCTGCTGGAGCTGTCCGACAGCGAAAGCGAAGCCCATGCGCGCGGTATCTTCGAGACCATGATGTCGGCCGCGTTCGACGCCGGCGTGGTCGCCGACGCGGTGGTGGCGGAGTCGGTGCAGCAGTCGCGCGACTTCTGGAACCTGCGCGAGCATATTCCGCTGGCGCAGGTGGAAGACGGCAAGAACATCAAGCACGACATCGCCGTGCCGGTCTCGCGCGTCGCGGACTTTATCGAGTGCACCGACGCACTGCTGCAGAATGCCTTTCCCGGCGCGCGCATGGTCACCTTCGGCCATCTCGGCGACGGCAACCTGCACTACAACGTGGCGCCGCCCGAAGGTGTCGACCACGATGACTTCCTGGCGCACCAGGACCAGGTCAACCGCATCGTGCACGACAGCGTGCGCTCGCATAACGGGTCGATCTCGGCCGAGCACGGCCTGGGCCAGCTCAAGCGCGAGGAGAACCGGCATTACAAGAGCGAGGTCGAGCTCGCCATGATGCGGGCGATCAAGGGCGCGCTCGATCCGCTCGGGCTGATGAACCCCGGCAAGGTGGTGTGA
- a CDS encoding glutathione S-transferase C-terminal domain-containing protein: MITLYTFGPAFGLPDASPFVTKAEMLLKLAGLPYHARPGSLRRAPKGKLPYLDDMGRIVADSTMIRWHIEKTYHIDFDEGLSPAERGIAWAAEKLMEDHLYWAVARVRWLDQANFDKGPAQFFRSVPAPVRGLAERLVRYKVRKTLWGQGLGRHSEEELVALASKGVASIADILGDKRYLMGDRPCGADATLFAFAGSLLCPVFDTPIRTAAEGHANLVAYMDRMRAEFYPELAAGPVPQGVAA, encoded by the coding sequence ATGATCACGCTCTACACCTTCGGCCCCGCCTTCGGGCTGCCCGATGCCAGCCCCTTCGTTACCAAGGCCGAGATGCTGCTCAAGCTGGCCGGCCTGCCATACCACGCGCGCCCCGGCAGCCTGCGGCGCGCGCCCAAGGGCAAGCTGCCGTACCTGGACGACATGGGCCGGATCGTGGCCGATTCCACCATGATCCGCTGGCATATCGAGAAGACCTACCACATCGATTTCGACGAGGGCCTGAGCCCGGCCGAGCGCGGCATTGCCTGGGCCGCCGAGAAGCTGATGGAGGACCATCTCTACTGGGCGGTGGCGCGGGTGCGCTGGCTGGACCAGGCCAATTTCGACAAGGGCCCGGCCCAGTTCTTCCGCAGCGTGCCGGCGCCGGTGCGCGGCCTGGCCGAGCGGCTGGTGCGCTACAAGGTGCGCAAGACGCTGTGGGGGCAGGGCCTGGGCCGGCATAGCGAGGAAGAGCTGGTGGCGCTGGCCAGCAAGGGCGTGGCCTCGATCGCCGACATCCTGGGCGACAAGCGCTACCTGATGGGCGACCGGCCGTGCGGGGCGGATGCGACGCTCTTTGCCTTTGCCGGCAGCCTGCTGTGCCCCGTATTCGACACCCCCATCCGCACCGCGGCCGAGGGGCATGCCAACCTGGTGGCCTATATGGACCGGATGCGCGCCGAGTTCTATCCGGAGCTGGCCGCCGGACCGGTGCCGCAGGGCGTAGCCGCCTGA